The following proteins come from a genomic window of Flavobacterium crocinum:
- a CDS encoding DNA-deoxyinosine glycosylase, which yields MKSFSFAPISSKNSKILILGTMPGIKSLELNQYYGHNQNNFWKFLFSILNEEFSYDYETRQNLLIKKNIALWDVLQFCDRVGSLDSAIKNEIANDFENFMEKHPHIDTILFNGQKAAAFFKKYVHLNKEYKKITLPSTSPANAGKGFQDKLNEWNIIKTLL from the coding sequence ATGAAAAGTTTCTCTTTTGCTCCCATAAGTTCAAAAAATTCTAAAATACTCATCTTAGGCACAATGCCGGGAATAAAATCTTTGGAACTCAATCAATATTATGGACACAATCAAAATAACTTCTGGAAATTTTTATTTTCAATACTGAACGAAGAATTTTCATACGATTACGAAACAAGACAAAATTTATTGATCAAAAAAAATATTGCACTTTGGGATGTCTTACAATTTTGTGACCGGGTTGGAAGCTTAGACAGCGCCATCAAAAATGAAATAGCTAATGATTTTGAAAATTTTATGGAAAAACATCCTCATATAGATACTATTCTTTTTAATGGACAAAAAGCAGCAGCCTTTTTTAAGAAATATGTTCATTTAAATAAAGAATATAAAAAAATCACACTTCCGTCTACCAGTCCCGCCAATGCTGGCAAGGGTTTTCAGGACAAATTGAATGAGTGGAACATCATTAAAACCTTATTGTAA
- a CDS encoding MATE family efflux transporter, whose amino-acid sequence MKKNELLEGPILSSLLKLAVPIMIANLLQAAYQLVDAFWVGRLGGDAVAAVSVSTPVIFLTIALGTGLAIAGSILIAQYFGAGNQEMVNHVAAQTLSMVIIVSVVLSIIGYILSPYFLYLLKVEPQVYIDALGFMRVAFVGLVFSFGFMIFQSIMRGVGRVTLPVYIVLGTVILNFALDPLFIYGWNFIPAMGVKGAALATLSTQLLAIIIGFAILFRGKHGIHLRIQDFKPDWNHIKRAFQIGFPSSIEQSMRALGMMAITFLIVRFGTTTVASYGAGSNLIQLILIPALGLSMAIATLVGQNIGAGNVDRAAEISKLGAYLGFGLLTGLGIIAFIFAPYLIAFFVPRDQAVIEGGTELLRITCLSWGFLGLQLCLTGVFRAVGNTKLPMILTLVSQWVIQFPLAFILSHNTPLGKHGIWWAFPIASVVTALITVVMYVKGDWKKEKLTGKINKLIDKVDSEIVKEGFEVK is encoded by the coding sequence ATGAAAAAAAACGAATTATTAGAAGGACCAATTCTTTCTTCACTATTAAAACTGGCAGTTCCAATTATGATTGCCAATCTTTTGCAGGCGGCTTATCAGTTAGTTGATGCTTTTTGGGTTGGACGTTTGGGCGGAGATGCTGTAGCTGCCGTTTCTGTGAGTACACCGGTAATCTTCTTAACCATAGCTTTAGGAACCGGACTTGCCATTGCCGGATCTATTTTAATTGCACAGTATTTTGGCGCAGGAAATCAGGAAATGGTCAATCATGTGGCGGCGCAGACTTTGTCTATGGTTATTATCGTTTCGGTTGTATTGTCTATTATTGGATATATTCTAAGTCCATACTTTTTATATCTTTTGAAAGTCGAACCTCAGGTTTATATCGATGCTTTAGGATTTATGAGAGTAGCGTTTGTAGGTTTGGTTTTTAGCTTTGGATTTATGATTTTCCAATCCATTATGCGTGGAGTTGGACGTGTAACGTTACCGGTTTATATTGTTTTGGGAACGGTAATTTTGAACTTTGCTTTAGATCCGTTGTTTATTTATGGATGGAATTTTATTCCGGCAATGGGCGTAAAAGGCGCAGCATTAGCGACATTATCGACTCAGCTTTTGGCGATTATTATTGGATTTGCGATCCTATTTAGAGGAAAACACGGAATTCATCTTAGGATTCAGGATTTCAAACCGGACTGGAATCATATTAAAAGAGCTTTCCAAATAGGATTTCCATCTTCTATAGAACAATCTATGCGTGCTTTAGGAATGATGGCAATCACGTTTCTGATAGTTCGCTTTGGGACAACAACTGTAGCTTCGTATGGTGCAGGTTCCAATTTAATTCAGCTAATTTTGATTCCGGCTTTAGGGCTTTCAATGGCAATTGCCACTTTGGTCGGACAAAATATTGGTGCCGGAAATGTAGATCGCGCTGCCGAAATTTCAAAACTGGGAGCTTATCTGGGTTTTGGATTATTAACGGGATTAGGAATTATAGCTTTCATTTTTGCACCTTATTTAATTGCTTTTTTCGTTCCAAGAGATCAGGCGGTTATTGAAGGAGGTACAGAATTGCTGAGAATAACCTGTCTTTCCTGGGGATTTTTAGGATTACAGCTTTGTTTAACCGGTGTTTTCCGTGCCGTTGGAAATACTAAACTTCCTATGATTCTGACTTTGGTTTCACAATGGGTAATTCAGTTTCCATTGGCTTTTATTTTGTCTCATAACACACCTTTAGGAAAACACGGAATTTGGTGGGCTTTCCCAATTGCTTCAGTTGTAACAGCTTTAATTACAGTTGTAATGTATGTAAAAGGCGATTGGAAAAAAGAAAAACTAACCGGAAAAATCAACAAATTAATTGATAAAGTAGATAGCGAAATCGTAAAGGAAGGGTTTGAGGTTAAATAA
- a CDS encoding MarR family winged helix-turn-helix transcriptional regulator: MEKTQTNKENFSNFWKEEISDSFFFQIHRIKRAIFRRTNALMTDAGITLQLEQLPLLMILNQKSLSQRELSDKTMRDKSSILRSINALEKKNLVEVVKDKTDKRKNIVSLTNEGVNLAKSIRSLMKRAEEEVMSVFTPKERIEALNAVRFYADKLETL, translated from the coding sequence ATGGAAAAAACACAGACCAATAAAGAGAATTTTTCAAATTTTTGGAAAGAGGAAATATCAGATAGTTTCTTCTTTCAGATTCATCGAATTAAAAGAGCAATTTTCAGACGGACAAACGCGTTAATGACTGATGCAGGAATTACATTGCAATTAGAACAATTACCGCTTTTAATGATTTTAAATCAAAAAAGCCTTTCACAAAGAGAATTGTCAGACAAAACGATGCGTGATAAATCTTCGATTCTTAGAAGTATTAACGCTCTTGAAAAGAAGAATCTGGTTGAGGTTGTAAAAGATAAAACGGATAAACGAAAGAATATCGTAAGTCTTACGAACGAAGGAGTTAATTTGGCTAAAAGTATTCGGTCTCTTATGAAAAGGGCGGAAGAAGAGGTGATGTCTGTATTTACACCAAAAGAAAGAATTGAAGCTTTGAACGCAGTGAGATTTTACGCAGACAAATTAGAAACACTTTAA
- a CDS encoding glycoside hydrolase family 97 protein, producing MKNNKYRYCIVALASLLIFACSTKKTYKISSPEKISELTFELTPSGQPQYSFSSNGKSVIEPSLMGFEFQGLAKMTDGFEVVSTEEKSADETWEQPWGEFKKVRDHHNELIVHLKEAKGEERLVDIIFRVFDDGLGFRYEFPKQPNLGKVKISNEVTQFTFKDNNEVWWIPVHRENSYYESEYRKTLMSKTDTINTPATFETKDKLYVAIHEANLTDFASMTLLKTSDKQYKSDLVPWADGVKVYAETPFKTPWRTIVVGKNPGEVATSTIMLNLNEPSKIEDLSWITPSKYIGIWWGMHLDKFTWGQGPKHGATTKNTKEYIDFAAKNGFDGVLVEGWNEGWDGDWTADGSAFSFTKAYPDFNLEEITKYAAVKNVRLIGHHETAGATKNYENQLEDAFKLYQKMGVNSVKTGYVNKYLDKKEWHDSQYGARHYRKVIETAAKYHIMIDNHEPMKGTGLQRTYPNFMSQEGGRGQEYNAWSVDGGNTPEHLTTLPFTRMLSGPFDYTPGNFNFDYKTPSGAKVQTTLANQLALYVIIFSPLQMASDLPENYEGKPEFQFIKDVPCTWSDTKVLDSKIGEYTTIARKDWDEKNWYLGSITNRNARNLKVALSFLDQNKEYEAEIYADGAGANYKTNPYPVAISKQKVNSKTVLNIKLAAGGGTAIKFSPIEK from the coding sequence ATGAAAAACAATAAATATAGATACTGTATAGTCGCGCTGGCATCCCTGTTGATTTTTGCCTGCAGTACTAAAAAAACATATAAAATCAGTTCTCCTGAAAAGATCTCTGAACTTACTTTTGAATTAACGCCTTCAGGTCAGCCTCAATATAGTTTTTCTTCTAACGGAAAATCGGTTATTGAGCCTTCATTAATGGGATTTGAGTTTCAGGGATTAGCTAAAATGACGGACGGTTTTGAAGTCGTTTCAACAGAAGAAAAATCGGCAGATGAAACATGGGAACAGCCTTGGGGTGAATTCAAAAAAGTGAGAGATCATCATAATGAGCTGATTGTCCATTTAAAAGAAGCAAAAGGTGAGGAACGATTGGTTGATATTATTTTCAGGGTTTTTGATGATGGTTTAGGTTTTCGATACGAATTTCCGAAACAGCCTAATTTAGGAAAAGTCAAAATCTCAAATGAAGTAACACAATTTACTTTTAAAGATAATAATGAAGTCTGGTGGATTCCTGTTCATCGCGAAAACAGTTATTACGAAAGTGAATATCGTAAAACGTTAATGAGTAAAACAGATACGATAAATACACCGGCAACTTTTGAAACCAAAGATAAATTGTACGTAGCGATTCATGAAGCCAATTTAACAGATTTCGCTTCAATGACTCTTTTAAAAACATCAGATAAACAATATAAAAGTGATTTGGTGCCTTGGGCTGATGGTGTGAAAGTATATGCAGAAACGCCTTTTAAAACGCCTTGGAGAACAATTGTGGTAGGTAAAAATCCGGGAGAAGTAGCTACTTCAACTATTATGCTGAATCTAAACGAACCTTCAAAAATTGAAGATTTATCATGGATTACGCCTTCAAAATATATTGGAATCTGGTGGGGAATGCATTTGGACAAATTCACTTGGGGTCAAGGACCCAAACATGGTGCCACAACCAAAAACACAAAAGAATACATCGATTTTGCTGCGAAAAATGGTTTTGACGGTGTTTTAGTGGAAGGATGGAATGAAGGCTGGGATGGCGACTGGACTGCGGATGGTTCTGCTTTTAGTTTTACAAAAGCCTATCCGGATTTTAATTTGGAAGAAATTACAAAATATGCTGCTGTGAAAAATGTTCGTTTAATCGGGCATCACGAAACGGCTGGAGCAACTAAAAATTATGAAAATCAACTGGAAGATGCTTTCAAATTGTATCAGAAAATGGGAGTGAATTCGGTTAAAACAGGTTACGTAAATAAATATCTGGATAAAAAAGAATGGCACGACAGCCAGTATGGGGCACGTCATTACAGAAAAGTAATCGAAACGGCTGCCAAATATCATATTATGATTGATAATCACGAACCAATGAAAGGAACGGGATTGCAGCGTACTTATCCAAACTTTATGTCACAAGAAGGCGGAAGAGGACAGGAATACAATGCATGGTCTGTAGATGGAGGAAATACTCCGGAGCATTTAACGACTTTGCCTTTTACCAGAATGCTTTCCGGACCTTTTGATTATACTCCGGGGAATTTCAATTTTGATTATAAAACACCATCAGGAGCAAAAGTGCAGACAACTTTGGCCAATCAATTGGCATTGTATGTTATTATTTTCAGTCCGCTGCAAATGGCTTCAGATTTACCTGAAAATTATGAAGGAAAACCGGAATTTCAATTTATAAAAGATGTTCCGTGCACTTGGTCAGATACTAAAGTTTTAGATTCAAAAATTGGAGAATACACTACAATTGCCCGTAAAGACTGGGATGAGAAAAACTGGTATTTAGGTTCCATTACAAACAGAAATGCACGTAACTTAAAAGTAGCTTTATCATTCTTAGATCAAAACAAAGAATACGAAGCAGAAATCTATGCAGACGGAGCAGGAGCCAATTATAAAACCAATCCGTATCCGGTTGCAATCTCTAAACAAAAAGTAAACAGCAAAACCGTTTTAAACATTAAGTTGGCTGCTGGCGGAGGAACAGCAATAAAATTCTCTCCAATCGAGAAATAA
- a CDS encoding DUF6526 family protein, with protein MKIQTYYNHIRFYKPHHFIYYPVLIVFLICSIYFAFTTEDYLIWSFISVAFIFLFAVAYMLRQHYALTLQNRIVRLEMRYRYFTLTGKRFEEFEYKLTDDQIFALRFAPDNELIPLIEDALKNGLSGNAIKKAIVHWKADYHRV; from the coding sequence ATGAAGATTCAGACCTATTACAATCATATAAGGTTTTACAAACCACACCATTTTATATATTATCCTGTTTTAATAGTATTCTTAATTTGCAGTATATATTTTGCGTTTACAACAGAAGATTATTTAATTTGGTCCTTTATAAGCGTTGCATTTATTTTCTTGTTTGCCGTTGCCTACATGCTTCGTCAACATTACGCATTGACCCTGCAAAACAGAATTGTACGTCTGGAAATGCGTTATCGCTATTTTACTTTAACCGGTAAAAGATTTGAAGAATTTGAATACAAATTAACAGACGATCAAATATTTGCTTTACGATTTGCTCCAGACAACGAATTGATTCCACTTATCGAAGACGCCCTGAAAAATGGCTTGAGCGGCAACGCTATCAAAAAAGCAATCGTACACTGGAAAGCCGATTATCATAGAGTTTAG
- a CDS encoding SusC/RagA family TonB-linked outer membrane protein, producing MNSKNTKSVLHQMWTAKAAVLMIFMLFLSAGLFAQGKKQISGTVYDNTGNVLPGASIIEVGTKNGTTTDFDGKFSLQVAVGGAIEVSFIGATTQKVQITANTSNYDVRLQNDGYALAEVQVVSVGYGKVKKSDLTGAVSTVGADDLVKGTISSTEQVLQGKVAGLNIIRPSGDPAAGSTIRLRGGTSLTASNSPLIVVDGIAGVDINVVQPADIKSVDVLKDASATAIYGSRGANGVIMITTKSGTKGVSVTYNGLSSIGYVTDNLDLLSANQWRGYVRQTGNADAVDYGGNTNWQKAIEQTAISQSHTLSINSGKADSGFRTSIGYLNNEGVIKKSGLERISGNVSAYQFLGDNKDVKFDMGLFANIDKWHPIDYRIFERAYNLNPTIPVYNEDGSFSSVTGNIYQNPVEILTNRTFDNERHRLLGYFKTDVKFLNDFTATANISLEHNAVKGGTYKPSYAVMEGQTEGGFAQRTYAEYTNAQGELYVNYSKIIDKHNISALAGYSYLENIYEGFGAQRGGFVTDAFSYNNLGAGYNYRLGDVYSYKGKSNLVSFYARANYGYDGKYLLTATVRRDGSSRFGENNKWGTFPSASAAWRISNEDFMESSKGWLDNLKLRVGYGVTGNQDGIGEYKSLSILGVGNDSYYDPVTKTWSLAYSPKQNPNPDLKWESTEQINVGFDFGLFNRITGSFEYYSKTTKDLLYTYEVPQPPYLVGTMLANVGEMSNKGVELTLNADIIKGDKFNWNANLTLGHNVQKIEKLSNPTYKTDVIYSGSLHGLAGMSGQYSQIIAEGYPVGTFWGFRNAGLDADGKIQYYNASGQVVQESALVDADKTDLGNIQPDLTLGLAMNFTYGNFDLGISGYGMFGQKALNATNMMLNDPNRLPSFNVPDDFLSSGITSAPKYSDYWIEDASFFRIQTLSLGYTLPLKYKKSKVRFYVMGENLFVFTSYKGVDPEIGLNAQDGINQTGVMDTTGLAAPGIDRYNNYPRPTTISVGLNFTLNN from the coding sequence ATGAATAGTAAAAATACAAAAAGCGTCCTGCATCAAATGTGGACTGCTAAAGCAGCGGTATTGATGATATTTATGCTTTTTCTTTCTGCTGGTTTATTTGCACAAGGGAAAAAACAAATATCAGGAACCGTTTACGACAATACAGGCAACGTTTTGCCGGGAGCTTCTATCATTGAAGTAGGAACAAAAAACGGAACTACAACAGATTTTGATGGTAAATTTAGTCTTCAGGTAGCCGTAGGAGGTGCAATCGAAGTTTCTTTTATTGGAGCCACTACACAGAAAGTTCAGATTACTGCCAATACTTCAAATTACGATGTGCGTTTGCAAAATGACGGTTACGCGCTGGCAGAAGTTCAGGTAGTTTCTGTAGGGTACGGTAAAGTAAAAAAATCAGATTTAACCGGAGCTGTTTCAACTGTTGGAGCCGATGATTTAGTAAAAGGAACTATTTCTTCTACAGAGCAGGTTTTACAAGGAAAAGTAGCAGGTTTAAATATCATTCGTCCTTCCGGAGATCCTGCAGCAGGTTCTACAATCCGTCTTCGTGGAGGAACTTCTTTAACGGCAAGCAATAGTCCGTTGATTGTAGTGGATGGTATTGCAGGTGTAGATATCAACGTGGTACAGCCGGCAGATATTAAATCGGTTGACGTTTTGAAAGATGCTTCTGCAACAGCAATTTATGGTTCCAGAGGAGCAAATGGGGTAATTATGATTACAACTAAATCGGGAACTAAAGGAGTTTCTGTAACTTATAATGGTTTATCAAGCATTGGTTACGTAACAGATAATTTAGATCTATTATCAGCCAATCAATGGAGAGGTTATGTTCGTCAGACAGGAAATGCAGATGCTGTAGATTACGGTGGAAATACCAATTGGCAGAAAGCAATCGAGCAGACAGCGATTTCTCAATCTCATACTTTAAGCATCAATTCCGGTAAAGCAGACAGTGGTTTTAGAACTTCTATCGGATATTTAAATAATGAAGGTGTTATCAAAAAATCCGGATTGGAAAGAATCAGCGGAAATGTTAGCGCTTATCAGTTTCTTGGAGATAACAAAGATGTAAAATTTGATATGGGATTATTTGCGAATATCGACAAATGGCACCCAATTGATTACAGAATTTTTGAAAGAGCTTATAACTTAAATCCAACAATTCCGGTTTACAACGAAGATGGATCATTTTCTTCTGTAACAGGAAATATTTATCAAAACCCTGTGGAGATTTTAACCAACAGAACATTTGATAATGAAAGACACAGACTTTTAGGTTATTTCAAAACAGATGTGAAATTCTTAAACGATTTTACGGCTACAGCCAATATTTCGTTAGAGCACAATGCCGTAAAAGGAGGAACGTACAAACCATCTTATGCCGTTATGGAAGGTCAGACTGAAGGTGGTTTTGCACAAAGAACTTATGCAGAATACACCAATGCGCAAGGAGAACTTTATGTGAATTACAGTAAAATAATTGATAAACATAACATCAGCGCTTTAGCCGGATATTCTTATCTGGAAAATATCTACGAAGGATTCGGAGCACAAAGAGGCGGTTTCGTAACAGATGCTTTCAGCTACAATAATTTAGGAGCAGGTTACAATTATCGTTTGGGAGACGTGTATTCATACAAAGGAAAATCAAATTTAGTTTCTTTTTATGCTCGTGCTAACTACGGTTACGATGGTAAATATTTATTGACCGCAACTGTAAGACGTGACGGATCAAGCCGTTTTGGTGAAAACAATAAGTGGGGAACTTTCCCTTCTGCTTCTGCAGCGTGGAGAATTTCTAACGAAGATTTTATGGAATCTTCAAAAGGCTGGTTAGACAACTTGAAATTGAGAGTGGGTTACGGAGTTACAGGTAATCAGGACGGAATTGGAGAGTACAAATCGCTTTCTATTTTAGGAGTTGGAAACGACAGTTACTACGATCCAGTTACTAAAACATGGAGCTTGGCTTATTCGCCAAAACAAAACCCAAATCCTGATTTGAAATGGGAATCTACAGAGCAAATTAACGTTGGTTTTGACTTCGGCCTTTTCAACAGAATTACAGGATCTTTCGAATATTATTCTAAAACAACAAAAGATTTATTGTACACTTATGAAGTGCCTCAGCCTCCGTATTTAGTGGGAACTATGTTGGCTAACGTAGGTGAAATGTCGAACAAAGGTGTGGAATTGACATTAAATGCAGATATCATTAAAGGAGATAAATTCAACTGGAATGCCAATTTGACTTTAGGACATAACGTTCAGAAAATCGAAAAACTTTCGAATCCAACTTATAAAACTGATGTAATCTACAGTGGTTCTTTACATGGTTTAGCTGGAATGTCCGGACAATATTCTCAGATTATTGCTGAAGGATATCCGGTTGGGACTTTCTGGGGATTCAGAAATGCAGGTTTAGATGCGGATGGTAAAATACAATATTACAATGCTTCTGGACAGGTTGTACAAGAAAGCGCTTTGGTTGATGCTGATAAAACAGACTTAGGAAATATTCAGCCGGATTTAACTTTAGGTCTTGCGATGAATTTTACTTATGGAAATTTTGATCTTGGAATTTCAGGATATGGAATGTTTGGACAAAAAGCTTTAAATGCAACCAACATGATGTTAAACGATCCTAACAGATTACCATCATTTAATGTGCCGGATGATTTCTTAAGCAGCGGTATCACTTCTGCTCCAAAATATTCTGATTATTGGATAGAAGATGCTTCGTTCTTTAGAATTCAAACTTTATCTCTAGGGTATACTTTGCCATTGAAATACAAAAAATCTAAAGTAAGATTCTATGTAATGGGAGAAAACCTTTTTGTATTCACAAGTTATAAAGGTGTAGATCCGGAGATTGGATTAAATGCTCAGGACGGAATTAATCAGACCGGAGTTATGGACACAACTGGATTGGCTGCTCCTGGAATTGACAGATATAACAATTATCCTAGACCAACAACAATTTCTGTTGGATTAAATTTTACGCTGAATAACTAA
- a CDS encoding RagB/SusD family nutrient uptake outer membrane protein, with protein sequence MKIKITAAILLSMFFAVSCTDLDEQLYDRVEDGNFGNTTKEVDALVGGAYSSLRGFADGISNNYPTCEYVFFLNEVVSDEATIPTRGTNWYDGGQYQDAQKHTWKADNRMILSAWRYNYTGIAKINAIIYQVNKSSLSDKAKEPIFAELKALRAYYYYNLLDLFGNVPIVTNFEDTDLPSNSTRKQVYDFVEKELTDAIPHLNPNVVYSKLTRNVAYSILARLYLNSEAFIGVARWQDCLDACQKVTGYSLTPDFFANFITENQTSPEIIFAIPYDSKAGTVGNYMNSMSAHYNQKLAISAIPNNYPWSANGMCAQPGVYSAFADTDKRKKCMLEGDQINLATGSVIIMDNGEPLTYTENLTSLEDAKENEGVRLAKYEMKAGEQWERDHDFVLIRYSEILMMQAECYVRLGSPDLARPFVQQVTARAGEEMPTTIDLAFIDQELLKEFTFEGRRRTDNIRFGTFFLPWWSKGATEKYRAIFPIPSTVLTTNKNLKQNPGYPN encoded by the coding sequence ATGAAAATCAAAATAACAGCAGCCATACTTTTAAGCATGTTTTTTGCGGTGTCATGTACTGATTTGGATGAACAGTTGTATGATAGAGTTGAAGATGGAAATTTTGGAAATACCACCAAAGAAGTTGACGCACTTGTGGGTGGAGCTTATTCATCTCTAAGAGGTTTTGCCGACGGAATTTCAAACAACTATCCAACTTGCGAATATGTTTTCTTTTTGAATGAAGTAGTTTCAGACGAAGCTACAATTCCAACCAGAGGAACCAACTGGTATGATGGAGGTCAATATCAGGATGCGCAAAAACATACCTGGAAAGCAGACAACAGAATGATTCTTTCGGCCTGGCGTTACAATTATACCGGAATTGCCAAGATTAATGCTATCATTTATCAGGTAAATAAATCTTCTTTGTCTGATAAAGCTAAAGAGCCCATTTTTGCCGAATTAAAAGCGCTTAGAGCTTATTACTATTACAATCTTTTGGATTTATTTGGAAATGTGCCAATCGTAACCAATTTTGAAGACACAGATCTGCCTTCGAATTCAACCAGAAAACAGGTTTACGATTTTGTTGAAAAAGAATTGACAGATGCGATTCCGCATCTAAATCCAAATGTGGTATATTCTAAATTGACCAGAAATGTTGCTTATTCAATTCTGGCAAGATTATATCTTAATTCAGAAGCATTTATTGGTGTGGCACGCTGGCAGGATTGTTTAGATGCTTGTCAGAAAGTTACAGGTTATAGTTTAACACCGGATTTCTTTGCCAATTTCATAACAGAGAATCAGACTTCGCCTGAAATTATTTTTGCTATTCCTTACGATTCAAAAGCAGGAACAGTTGGAAACTATATGAATTCAATGTCTGCACATTATAATCAAAAACTGGCTATTTCCGCAATACCAAACAATTATCCATGGAGTGCTAACGGAATGTGCGCGCAGCCTGGAGTTTATTCTGCTTTCGCCGATACAGACAAAAGAAAAAAATGTATGCTGGAAGGCGATCAGATCAATCTGGCAACAGGTTCTGTAATTATTATGGATAATGGAGAGCCATTAACTTATACTGAGAATCTGACAAGTTTAGAAGATGCTAAAGAAAATGAAGGAGTACGTTTGGCTAAATACGAAATGAAAGCAGGAGAACAATGGGAGCGTGATCACGATTTTGTATTGATTCGTTATTCAGAAATCTTAATGATGCAGGCAGAATGTTATGTGCGTTTAGGTTCTCCGGATTTGGCAAGACCATTTGTACAACAAGTGACTGCACGCGCTGGAGAAGAAATGCCAACAACAATTGATTTGGCCTTTATTGATCAGGAATTGTTGAAAGAGTTCACTTTCGAAGGAAGAAGAAGAACAGACAATATTCGTTTCGGAACATTCTTCCTGCCTTGGTGGTCAAAAGGAGCAACAGAGAAATACAGAGCGATTTTCCCAATTCCAAGCACTGTTTTAACAACAAATAAAAACTTAAAACAAAATCCTGGGTATCCAAATTAG
- a CDS encoding glycoside hydrolase family 71/99-like protein, with translation MKRYITSLVFGLMNIVMVAGCSSDDKGSDKPTEPEKTAPVAIEKTNSTKIYMHYMPWFETNESSADKKWGYHWTMANKNPNNVGANGRREIASYYYPLIGPYHSGDKNVIENHLLLMKYSGIDGILIDWYGTYDVNDYRMVKENTEQLIAMLDKVGLEYAIVYEDRFLTNVVNAGKAISVTSAAKTDLAYVQNNYFTDANYIKINGKPLLMNFGPIVLQTAAEWTNVFGTLTTKPTFLTLWDHSSKAGDNAAGEYAWVYKDNSYLTNFYTNTKPKLGVAMGSAYPGFKDFYAEGGGGAAIGWTIEHNNGATLDATLALAQNANINYLQLITWNDFGEGTMFEPTVEFGYSYIEKIKAFAGVKSTENVFPDISKLYDLRVQKKGNVDAQKKLDQAFNYFVSMQSAKAKQIMSEIK, from the coding sequence ATGAAAAGATATATCACATCATTGGTTTTTGGTTTAATGAATATTGTGATGGTTGCCGGATGCAGCAGCGATGACAAAGGCTCAGATAAACCAACAGAACCGGAAAAAACAGCACCTGTTGCGATTGAGAAAACCAACAGTACCAAAATTTATATGCATTACATGCCGTGGTTTGAAACCAACGAAAGCAGTGCCGATAAAAAATGGGGATATCACTGGACAATGGCCAACAAAAATCCGAACAATGTAGGAGCAAACGGCCGTAGAGAAATTGCATCTTATTATTATCCGCTGATTGGGCCTTATCATTCAGGCGATAAAAATGTGATAGAAAATCATTTATTACTGATGAAATATTCAGGAATTGATGGTATTCTGATCGATTGGTACGGCACCTATGATGTAAATGATTACCGCATGGTCAAAGAAAATACAGAGCAGTTAATTGCAATGCTGGATAAAGTAGGTTTAGAATATGCGATCGTTTATGAAGACCGATTTTTAACCAATGTAGTCAATGCTGGAAAAGCAATTTCGGTAACCAGCGCGGCAAAAACAGATTTAGCTTATGTACAAAATAATTATTTTACTGATGCTAATTATATCAAAATTAATGGAAAACCTCTTCTAATGAATTTTGGTCCAATTGTCCTACAGACTGCTGCTGAATGGACGAATGTATTCGGAACTTTAACTACAAAACCAACATTTTTAACCCTTTGGGATCATTCATCTAAAGCAGGGGATAATGCTGCGGGAGAGTATGCATGGGTTTATAAAGACAATAGTTATTTGACTAATTTTTATACCAATACCAAACCAAAATTGGGAGTTGCAATGGGAAGCGCTTATCCTGGGTTTAAAGATTTTTATGCTGAAGGTGGAGGCGGAGCGGCAATTGGATGGACAATCGAACATAACAATGGAGCAACTTTAGATGCTACGCTTGCTTTAGCACAAAATGCCAATATCAATTACCTTCAATTGATTACGTGGAATGATTTCGGAGAAGGAACTATGTTTGAACCAACTGTTGAATTTGGATATTCCTATATCGAAAAAATAAAAGCTTTTGCCGGAGTAAAAAGTACAGAAAATGTTTTTCCCGATATCAGCAAATTGTATGATTTACGCGTACAGAAAAAAGGTAATGTCGATGCCCAGAAAAAACTCGATCAAGCGTTTAATTATTTTGTTTCGATGCAGTCTGCTAAAGCAAAACAGATAATGAGCGAAATTAAATAA